Proteins encoded within one genomic window of Pedobacter africanus:
- a CDS encoding Gfo/Idh/MocA family oxidoreductase, whose amino-acid sequence MKTEIVTGIMAYGMSGKVFHAPFIDKHPGFKLHAVTERTQKKASADYPGIISYDTIDDLIADEQIELIIINTPNYTHYDYAQKSLKAGKHILVEKPFTATSAEARELFMLAESLGKKIFVYHNRRWDSDCTSIQKVVESGQLGQINEVHYRFDRYRKAIGPKTFKEEPHPASGLLYDLGPHLLDQAISLFGKPKSFYKVLGKHRPGTKVDDYFMIHLAYPDDLNIFLTSSLLVADPQKAFVLNGSAGSFVKGRSDVQEEQLLKGMKLDNPAYGIEPADSKGRLTIMDEEGKPSSTYIDSEKGNYIGLFEAVYQSIVNDVAYPVTEEQIIAQLEILEA is encoded by the coding sequence ATGAAGACGGAAATTGTAACAGGTATAATGGCATATGGGATGTCAGGAAAAGTTTTTCATGCCCCTTTTATAGATAAACACCCGGGGTTTAAATTGCATGCGGTAACCGAGCGGACGCAGAAGAAAGCAAGCGCAGATTACCCCGGAATTATAAGCTATGATACTATAGACGACTTAATTGCAGATGAGCAGATCGAACTGATCATTATCAATACACCCAATTACACCCATTACGATTACGCACAAAAATCGTTAAAGGCAGGCAAGCATATCCTCGTCGAAAAACCTTTTACTGCGACTTCTGCTGAGGCCAGAGAACTGTTTATGCTTGCGGAAAGTTTAGGTAAAAAGATCTTTGTCTACCACAACAGGCGGTGGGACAGCGATTGTACCTCCATTCAAAAAGTAGTTGAAAGCGGGCAATTGGGCCAGATCAATGAGGTCCACTACAGATTTGACCGTTACAGGAAGGCGATCGGGCCTAAAACATTCAAAGAAGAGCCCCACCCTGCCAGCGGACTGCTCTATGATCTGGGGCCTCACCTCCTGGATCAGGCCATCAGCCTGTTCGGGAAACCCAAGTCCTTTTATAAAGTATTGGGAAAACACCGGCCGGGTACTAAAGTGGACGACTACTTTATGATCCATTTGGCCTACCCCGACGACCTCAATATATTCCTTACCTCTAGCCTGCTGGTTGCAGATCCGCAAAAAGCATTTGTACTGAACGGTTCCGCAGGCTCATTCGTCAAAGGCCGCTCCGATGTACAGGAAGAACAATTGTTAAAAGGGATGAAATTAGATAATCCTGCCTATGGCATTGAACCGGCTGATAGCAAAGGTCGTTTGACCATTATGGATGAAGAGGGAAAGCCCTCCTCAACCTATATTGATTCTGAAAAAGGAAACTATATCGGCTTGTTTGAAGCAGTTTACCAATCAATCGTGAATGACGTGGCTTATCCGGTTACAGAAGAGCAAATCATTGCCCAATTGGAAATCCTGGAAGCATAA
- a CDS encoding OmpA family protein has protein sequence MMTSKFKIATFSIALALGAMAFQGCDSLTKTQKGAGIGAAAGGVIGAIIGKKAGNTAVGAIIGAAVGGTAGGFIGKRMDKQAAEIQNAIPNAEVIREGEGIIVKFDSGILFGFDKSDLTAQAKTNIKSLAGSINQYPGTDIKVIGHTDNKGTESYNMSLSERRAAAVKAYAVSQGVPSSRLITIGKGFSEPIEDNATEAGRAANRRVEVVIVANDQLKKEAQQQGK, from the coding sequence ATGATGACTTCAAAATTTAAAATAGCAACATTTAGTATAGCATTAGCCCTTGGTGCCATGGCATTTCAAGGTTGTGATAGTTTAACAAAAACTCAAAAAGGAGCGGGTATTGGTGCGGCAGCGGGTGGTGTTATTGGCGCAATCATCGGTAAAAAAGCTGGTAACACAGCAGTTGGTGCTATTATAGGTGCAGCCGTGGGTGGTACAGCAGGTGGTTTTATCGGCAAAAGAATGGATAAACAAGCTGCAGAGATACAAAATGCCATCCCAAATGCCGAAGTTATCCGTGAGGGTGAAGGTATCATCGTTAAATTTGATAGCGGTATCCTTTTTGGCTTTGACAAATCTGATTTGACAGCCCAGGCAAAAACAAACATCAAGTCATTGGCAGGATCGATAAACCAGTATCCGGGAACAGATATTAAAGTAATTGGTCATACCGATAATAAAGGTACAGAGTCTTACAACATGAGCTTATCTGAAAGAAGAGCTGCAGCCGTTAAAGCTTATGCCGTGTCACAAGGTGTACCTTCTTCGCGTCTGATCACGATCGGTAAAGGATTTTCTGAGCCAATTGAAGACAATGCAACTGAAGCAGGAAGAGCTGCCAACCGTAGGGTTGAGGTGGTTATTGTTGCCAACGATCAATTGAAAAAAGAAGCACAGCAGCAAGGAAAATAA
- a CDS encoding ABC transporter ATP-binding protein, with amino-acid sequence MMLAIQDLKKVYGQRPVVDIAQLKIGAGETIGLVGNNGAGKTTLFRMVLDLIRPTSGSVFSKGEDVMHSDNWKNYTASYLDEGFLIDYLTPEEYFVFIGSLHDLSLADVKDYLQSYKEFFNGEILNKGKYIRDFSKGNQNKVGIAAALMQNPELLILDEPFANLDPTTQIRLKTLIKSLKQQQTMTTLISSHDLNHVTDVCDRIILLEKGVVIKDFHKDENTLKELEAYFAE; translated from the coding sequence ATGATGTTAGCAATACAGGATTTAAAAAAAGTTTATGGCCAGCGGCCTGTTGTAGACATTGCACAGCTGAAAATAGGTGCAGGAGAAACCATTGGACTGGTAGGAAACAACGGCGCCGGAAAAACCACGCTCTTCCGCATGGTTTTAGACCTCATCCGCCCAACTTCGGGTTCGGTTTTCTCAAAAGGTGAAGACGTGATGCACAGCGACAACTGGAAAAACTATACCGCTTCTTACCTGGATGAAGGTTTTCTGATCGATTACCTAACGCCAGAAGAGTACTTTGTGTTTATAGGCAGCCTGCATGACCTTAGCCTGGCGGATGTCAAAGATTACCTGCAAAGTTACAAGGAGTTTTTTAACGGTGAGATACTTAACAAAGGGAAATACATCCGCGATTTCTCTAAGGGAAACCAGAATAAGGTTGGGATTGCAGCTGCATTGATGCAAAATCCGGAACTACTGATCTTGGACGAGCCTTTCGCCAATCTGGATCCAACCACACAGATCAGGCTTAAAACACTGATCAAATCCTTAAAACAACAGCAAACCATGACAACCTTAATTTCAAGCCACGACCTGAATCATGTAACCGACGTATGCGACCGGATTATCCTCCTGGAAAAAGGCGTGGTGATTAAAGACTTCCATAAAGATGAAAATACGCTAAAGGAACTGGAAGCATATTTTGCCGAATAA
- a CDS encoding DUF5687 family protein — protein MLGTFLNHQWKAFWRSRNRKGSLAAQIVLIFFLLYFLIVVLAAGFGMAPLLSKVFPDQNIIKSFNGIILYYFAFDFVMRLQLQELPTLSIVPYLHLKIPKRKIISFLNIRALFSAFNLWPFLLFLPFCFVKIVPAYGAWVTLMYIVAILSIAFFNNYLVLYIKRKSITNIWYTVIGLAVIGLFAVLEYYKIISIMGGSDSIFRIISGQPLTALGFSVAALLIFYFNSRYLRQNLYAEELNAAEEKKVSTDYPFLNRFGKTGELAALELKLILRHKRSRTSLFMGFLFLLYGFIFYKQKAIATDAFGQMMFGAIFMTGVSILMYGQFMFAWQSAHFDGLLSNKISFKDFIKAKFLLFTIACTLITLLASFYGFLSPKLLLLHLTAYLYNVGFGTVVVLYLANFNYKRLEINKAATFNYQGISANQWLLMLPYTLTPILIYIPFGLVDKPYIGLMIVSLFGLIMIFMRGYWVNIITRKFEKQRYKIAEGFRE, from the coding sequence ATGCTGGGTACCTTTTTAAACCATCAGTGGAAAGCCTTCTGGCGCTCCAGGAACCGCAAGGGCAGCCTGGCCGCACAGATCGTACTGATCTTTTTTTTACTGTATTTCCTGATCGTAGTTTTGGCTGCAGGCTTTGGAATGGCTCCGCTCCTTTCAAAAGTATTTCCCGACCAGAACATCATCAAAAGTTTCAACGGTATCATTTTATACTATTTTGCCTTTGATTTTGTGATGCGCCTGCAACTGCAGGAACTACCCACGCTAAGCATAGTTCCTTATCTTCACCTGAAGATCCCGAAGCGCAAAATCATCAGTTTTTTAAACATCAGGGCGTTGTTTTCGGCCTTTAACCTTTGGCCTTTCCTGTTGTTCCTGCCTTTCTGTTTCGTAAAAATAGTGCCCGCATACGGAGCCTGGGTAACCCTGATGTATATTGTTGCCATACTCTCCATTGCCTTTTTTAACAACTACCTGGTATTGTACATTAAGCGAAAGTCCATAACCAACATCTGGTATACGGTGATCGGGCTTGCAGTAATCGGCCTTTTCGCAGTTCTGGAATATTATAAGATCATCTCCATCATGGGCGGATCCGACTCTATTTTCAGGATCATTTCAGGACAGCCGTTAACGGCGCTTGGTTTTTCTGTAGCTGCCCTGTTGATATTTTATTTCAACAGCCGTTATCTGCGGCAAAATTTATACGCAGAAGAGCTGAACGCCGCAGAAGAAAAAAAGGTAAGTACAGACTACCCATTTTTAAACCGTTTTGGCAAGACAGGCGAACTGGCCGCTTTAGAATTAAAACTGATTTTACGACATAAACGTTCCCGCACCTCATTATTTATGGGCTTTCTGTTCCTGCTTTATGGCTTTATCTTTTATAAGCAAAAAGCAATTGCAACAGATGCCTTTGGACAGATGATGTTTGGGGCCATCTTTATGACCGGCGTTTCTATTCTGATGTACGGGCAATTCATGTTTGCCTGGCAAAGTGCCCATTTTGATGGTTTGCTTAGCAATAAAATCAGCTTTAAGGATTTTATAAAAGCCAAATTCCTGCTCTTTACAATTGCCTGCACCCTGATTACGCTGCTCGCCAGCTTTTATGGATTTTTAAGCCCGAAACTACTGTTGCTGCACTTAACCGCCTATCTTTATAATGTTGGTTTCGGAACTGTAGTGGTGCTTTACCTGGCCAACTTCAATTATAAAAGACTGGAAATCAACAAAGCTGCGACCTTTAATTACCAGGGCATAAGCGCCAATCAATGGCTGCTCATGCTCCCTTACACGCTTACCCCCATTTTAATATACATTCCCTTTGGCCTGGTCGACAAACCCTATATAGGCCTGATGATTGTTTCCTTATTTGGCCTCATTATGATCTTCATGCGTGGGTATTGGGTCAACATCATCACCAGAAAGTTTGAAAAACAACGATATAAAATAGCCGAAGGGTTTAGAGAATAA
- a CDS encoding replication-associated recombination protein A, which yields MQNLPPLAERMRPQNLDEYVGQKHLVGPDAVLRKAIQSGQLPSMIFWGPPGVGKTTLAYIISQTLDRPFFNLSAINSGVKDIRDVIDRAALLKDSLMGLPILFIDEIHRFSKSQQDSLLGAVERGLVTLIGATTENPSFEVISALLSRCQVYILKALDEAELSGLLQTAIKQDVLLKEKKITIKEHEALIRLSGGDARKLLNVLEIAINGIGGSKIVLTNENVLEHAQQNLALYDKAGEQHYDIISAFIKSIRGSDPNAAVYWLARMIEGGEDPLFIARRLLILASEDIGNANPNALLLANNCFQAVNVIGFPESRIILSQAVTYMASSVKSNAAYEAINHAQALVKQTGNLPVPLHIRNAPTKLMKNIGYGKDYKYSHSYEGNFEEQEYLPEQLAGTKLYDPGKNPAEEKLREQLRRNWKNKYNY from the coding sequence ATGCAGAACCTCCCTCCATTAGCCGAACGTATGCGCCCCCAAAACCTGGATGAGTATGTGGGGCAAAAACATTTGGTAGGCCCTGATGCCGTACTGAGAAAGGCTATACAAAGCGGACAATTACCTTCAATGATATTCTGGGGGCCTCCGGGGGTTGGCAAAACTACCCTGGCCTATATCATATCGCAAACACTGGACCGTCCTTTTTTTAACCTTAGCGCCATCAATTCCGGGGTAAAGGACATCCGGGATGTCATAGACAGAGCAGCCTTATTAAAGGATAGCCTGATGGGCCTGCCCATTCTTTTCATAGATGAGATACACCGCTTCAGCAAATCACAACAGGATAGCCTGCTGGGTGCCGTAGAGCGCGGGCTGGTAACCCTGATTGGTGCTACCACAGAAAATCCTTCTTTTGAAGTCATATCGGCCTTGCTTTCCCGTTGCCAGGTATATATTCTGAAGGCCCTGGATGAGGCTGAACTATCCGGTTTACTACAAACAGCCATTAAACAGGATGTGCTCCTGAAGGAAAAGAAAATTACCATCAAGGAACATGAAGCGCTGATCCGCTTATCAGGAGGGGATGCCAGGAAATTACTGAACGTACTGGAGATTGCCATTAATGGTATCGGTGGCAGTAAAATAGTCCTGACCAATGAAAATGTGCTGGAGCATGCCCAGCAGAACCTGGCCTTATACGATAAAGCGGGTGAACAACATTACGACATCATTTCTGCATTTATCAAATCTATACGGGGAAGTGACCCAAATGCGGCTGTGTACTGGCTGGCCCGGATGATAGAAGGAGGGGAAGATCCGCTGTTTATTGCACGCAGGTTACTGATCCTTGCCTCCGAAGATATCGGAAATGCAAACCCCAACGCCCTGCTACTGGCCAACAATTGTTTTCAGGCCGTCAACGTGATCGGTTTTCCCGAATCCAGGATCATCCTTTCCCAGGCCGTTACCTATATGGCTTCTTCTGTAAAAAGTAATGCTGCCTATGAAGCCATTAACCATGCCCAGGCATTAGTTAAACAAACCGGAAACCTGCCTGTACCCCTGCACATCCGCAATGCACCAACTAAGCTGATGAAGAACATCGGTTATGGCAAGGATTATAAATATTCGCACAGCTATGAGGGCAACTTTGAGGAACAGGAATATCTGCCGGAACAGCTGGCCGGCACCAAATTATACGATCCGGGCAAGAATCCGGCAGAAGAAAAACTGAGAGAACAATTGAGAAGAAACTGGAAAAATAAGTACAACTATTGA
- a CDS encoding DEAD/DEAH box helicase, which yields MDFKDFNFNPELLEGLLAMGFRNATPIQQQAVPLILNKKDLIACAQTGTGKTGAYLLPIMNMIVETENRHNNTLILAPTRELAQQIDLQVEALSYFTNISSLTVYGGGDGIAYEQQKRSMREGVDIIIATPGRLISHLSSGVLKLDQLQHLVLDEADRMLDMGFYDDIMRIVSYLPQKRQTVMFSATMPPKIRKLAANLLKHPEQVNIAISKPAEGILQQIYFVHDEQKIPLLTGILKEDTYKSVIIFASTKEKVKNLGKVFRNLGLKAEAFHSDLGQKERESILLKFKNRQLPILIGTDVLSRGIDVEGIDLVVNFDVPHDAEDYVHRIGRTARAATKGTAITLVNSRDKRKLTSIEKLIEKQIERIPLPEHLGEALSETAVSPSTHKSPKKSDTGKPKRKFWKKKPKAGPKESA from the coding sequence TTGGATTTTAAAGATTTTAATTTTAACCCTGAACTGTTAGAAGGGTTATTAGCGATGGGTTTCCGCAATGCAACCCCAATACAGCAGCAGGCAGTTCCGCTTATTTTAAATAAGAAAGATTTAATTGCCTGCGCTCAAACCGGAACCGGAAAAACCGGCGCCTACCTGTTGCCGATCATGAACATGATCGTTGAAACAGAAAACCGCCACAACAACACCCTGATCCTGGCGCCGACAAGAGAACTTGCCCAGCAAATAGATCTGCAGGTAGAGGCACTGTCTTATTTCACAAACATCAGCTCCTTAACGGTTTACGGAGGTGGGGATGGCATTGCCTATGAGCAGCAAAAACGATCGATGCGTGAAGGGGTAGACATCATTATTGCCACGCCAGGCCGTTTGATCTCACACCTTTCTTCCGGTGTTTTAAAACTCGACCAGCTGCAGCACCTGGTGCTTGATGAGGCCGACAGGATGCTTGACATGGGTTTTTATGATGACATCATGCGCATTGTAAGCTATCTGCCGCAGAAAAGGCAGACAGTTATGTTTTCGGCAACTATGCCACCAAAGATCCGGAAACTGGCAGCAAACCTGTTAAAGCATCCGGAGCAGGTCAACATTGCGATCTCCAAGCCTGCAGAGGGTATCCTACAGCAGATTTATTTTGTCCACGACGAGCAAAAAATTCCTTTGCTGACAGGAATCTTAAAAGAAGATACCTATAAAAGTGTGATCATTTTTGCCTCCACCAAAGAAAAGGTTAAAAACCTGGGTAAGGTATTCAGGAACCTTGGCCTTAAAGCCGAAGCCTTCCATTCAGACCTTGGGCAGAAAGAAAGGGAAAGCATTCTGCTGAAATTTAAGAACCGACAGTTGCCGATCTTAATAGGTACCGATGTTTTGAGTCGCGGTATTGATGTGGAAGGCATAGACCTGGTGGTTAACTTTGATGTACCCCATGATGCAGAAGATTATGTGCACCGTATCGGACGTACTGCAAGGGCTGCCACTAAAGGAACGGCCATTACGCTCGTGAACAGCAGGGATAAACGGAAATTGACCAGCATAGAAAAGCTGATCGAGAAACAGATCGAAAGAATTCCTTTACCTGAACATCTTGGCGAGGCCCTTTCGGAAACTGCGGTAAGCCCATCCACACATAAATCCCCTAAAAAAAGTGACACCGGTAAGCCTAAACGTAAGTTCTGGAAGAAAAAACCTAAGGCCGGCCCGAAAGAAAGCGCATAA
- a CDS encoding DUF4197 domain-containing protein: MKKSLIYLALAAGLSFNTSGAYSQIKLGNILKQVTGKTGSTTGTTGTPSALEIGMGIKEALEIGTSRGADLLSAKDGFLGNMAVKILFPPEAQKVEKTLRSLGMGKLADNVILSLNRAAESAAKEAKPIFISAIKQMTITDATNILLGSKDAATTYFKRVTTAQLMEKFKPVITQSLATVGATKYWGDAAGQYNKIPLVKPVSTDLSDYVAQKAIDGMFIQVAQEELKIRDNLGARSSSLLQKVFGYADKNK, from the coding sequence ATGAAAAAGAGTTTAATATACCTGGCCCTGGCTGCCGGTTTATCATTCAATACATCCGGGGCTTACAGCCAGATCAAACTCGGAAATATTTTAAAGCAGGTTACCGGTAAAACCGGGAGCACAACAGGTACCACAGGTACGCCGAGTGCATTGGAGATCGGAATGGGCATTAAGGAGGCACTGGAAATTGGTACCTCCAGAGGGGCCGACCTACTTTCAGCAAAAGATGGCTTTCTGGGCAATATGGCTGTAAAGATCCTTTTCCCTCCGGAAGCCCAGAAAGTGGAAAAAACTTTACGCAGCCTGGGGATGGGAAAACTGGCCGACAATGTAATCCTGAGTCTGAACCGCGCAGCCGAGAGTGCAGCCAAAGAGGCAAAGCCTATTTTTATCTCGGCCATTAAACAAATGACCATTACCGATGCCACCAATATATTGCTGGGCAGTAAAGATGCAGCCACCACTTATTTTAAAAGGGTAACCACAGCACAGCTGATGGAAAAATTTAAACCAGTTATTACACAAAGCCTGGCCACTGTAGGCGCCACTAAATACTGGGGCGACGCGGCAGGGCAATACAATAAAATCCCACTGGTAAAGCCGGTAAGCACCGACCTTTCCGACTATGTGGCCCAAAAAGCGATAGACGGTATGTTTATTCAGGTGGCGCAGGAAGAGCTTAAAATCAGGGACAATCTGGGGGCAAGGTCATCTTCTCTGCTTCAGAAGGTGTTTGGTTATGCAGATAAGAATAAATAG
- a CDS encoding vWA domain-containing protein, with protein sequence MKKILFPVLMLLFAAFEPLSAKTISGTVKDKDSGSPLAGVAVTALLSKTGTVTDKNGRYSISVKDKEQHLKFSYIGYHTAIIKLNGGLTVNVSMAASDVSLAEVVVTGYGKAKAISGHREPAPALESKAAGIAASASTSSIRGARSATVRDKKSPAPGPWPKRPKPQSNQLTAGEWNDIEHWAFWSNLMNTQEWSDMQSYWSFYTGSRISVELSNKQQRPLIGYVVTALQNGNPVWKAKTNFEGKAELWPSIYNNSKEGLTIMVESREGQEIYKKVFAQNTRKVNISIDKPAEKITNLEVLFMVDATGSMGDEISYLKSELEDIIGRLNTKSQLNTRTAMVFYRDRGDEYVIRDFGFEQDLQKVKRNLANQYADGGGDFEEAVEEAMENAIYQQRWSETGTSARLMFMILDAPPHYDAARIKSIQRSVKEAASRGIALIPVVASGIDKRTEFLMRFMAIGTNGTYVFLTDDSGIGNSHLKPTVGSYQVEYLNQLLNRLINKYAGLEPKVAEDLLSSAQKQQE encoded by the coding sequence ATGAAAAAGATTTTGTTTCCAGTATTGATGTTGCTGTTTGCAGCATTTGAACCCCTTAGCGCTAAAACTATTAGTGGAACAGTAAAAGATAAGGATAGCGGCAGCCCGCTGGCGGGTGTCGCGGTAACCGCGCTGCTGAGTAAGACAGGTACAGTTACCGATAAAAATGGCAGGTATTCCATCAGTGTAAAAGATAAAGAGCAGCATCTGAAGTTTAGCTATATCGGTTACCATACCGCTATTATAAAGCTGAATGGCGGATTAACGGTTAATGTATCCATGGCAGCGAGTGACGTGAGCCTGGCCGAGGTTGTGGTAACGGGATATGGCAAAGCTAAAGCAATATCCGGCCACAGGGAGCCGGCTCCGGCCCTGGAAAGCAAGGCAGCAGGCATAGCCGCATCAGCTTCCACAAGCTCTATACGTGGTGCGCGCTCGGCAACAGTCCGCGACAAGAAATCCCCCGCCCCTGGTCCATGGCCAAAAAGACCAAAACCTCAGTCAAACCAGCTTACGGCCGGCGAATGGAACGACATCGAGCACTGGGCCTTCTGGAGCAATCTGATGAATACGCAGGAATGGTCGGACATGCAATCGTACTGGTCTTTCTATACCGGCAGCCGCATCAGCGTAGAACTCAGCAATAAGCAGCAGCGGCCATTGATCGGGTATGTCGTTACAGCGCTACAGAACGGGAACCCGGTATGGAAAGCAAAAACCAATTTTGAAGGCAAGGCCGAGTTATGGCCATCCATATACAACAACAGCAAAGAAGGCCTGACCATAATGGTCGAAAGTCGGGAGGGACAGGAAATCTACAAAAAAGTGTTTGCACAAAATACGCGCAAGGTTAATATTTCTATAGACAAGCCCGCAGAAAAAATCACGAACCTGGAGGTGTTGTTTATGGTCGACGCAACGGGTTCTATGGGTGATGAGATCAGCTACCTGAAGTCGGAACTGGAAGATATCATTGGCCGCCTGAACACCAAAAGCCAATTGAACACCCGCACAGCCATGGTATTTTACCGGGATAGGGGTGATGAATATGTCATCCGGGATTTCGGTTTTGAGCAGGACCTCCAAAAGGTAAAACGGAACCTGGCCAATCAGTACGCCGACGGCGGGGGCGATTTTGAAGAAGCAGTAGAAGAGGCGATGGAAAATGCGATTTACCAGCAACGATGGTCTGAAACCGGGACGTCGGCCAGGCTCATGTTCATGATCCTGGATGCTCCGCCACATTACGACGCTGCAAGGATAAAAAGCATCCAGCGTTCGGTAAAAGAAGCGGCTTCACGCGGGATAGCCTTAATCCCGGTTGTAGCCAGCGGCATCGACAAACGCACAGAATTTTTAATGCGTTTTATGGCTATCGGAACCAATGGAACCTATGTATTCTTAACAGATGACAGCGGAATAGGAAACAGTCACTTGAAACCGACAGTTGGCAGTTACCAGGTAGAGTACCTGAACCAGCTGCTGAACCGCCTGATCAATAAATATGCTGGACTGGAGCCAAAGGTGGCAGAAGATTTGCTATCTTCAGCCCAAAAACAACAGGAATGA
- a CDS encoding RNA polymerase sigma factor: protein MRFIKNNARIQEQDDAALIAHYKSSGDLEALGTLYNRYMHLVFGVCLNYLKDEEQSKDAVMQIFEELVLKLKVHEVQNFKSWLHVLTRNHCLMALRKQSKHNTVSIDDTFVENRDFVHLDMDDTKEKRLTVMEKCMETLSLEQRISVDLFYLQEKCYKEVADITGYEMVKVKSYIQNGKRNLKICIEKNSGE, encoded by the coding sequence TTGAGATTTATAAAAAATAACGCCCGGATACAGGAGCAGGATGATGCTGCTTTGATTGCGCACTACAAAAGCAGTGGCGATCTGGAAGCATTGGGCACACTTTATAACCGCTATATGCACCTGGTGTTTGGGGTGTGTTTAAATTATCTTAAGGATGAGGAACAGAGCAAAGATGCGGTAATGCAGATTTTTGAAGAGCTGGTATTGAAACTGAAGGTCCATGAGGTTCAGAATTTTAAAAGCTGGCTGCATGTGCTCACCCGGAACCATTGCTTAATGGCCCTTCGCAAACAATCTAAGCACAATACGGTTTCAATAGACGATACTTTTGTGGAAAACAGGGATTTTGTGCATCTTGATATGGATGATACAAAAGAGAAGAGGCTGACCGTGATGGAAAAATGTATGGAAACGCTTTCCCTGGAGCAGCGCATCAGTGTTGATCTGTTTTATCTGCAGGAAAAATGTTATAAGGAAGTTGCAGACATTACAGGCTACGAAATGGTTAAGGTGAAAAGTTACATACAAAACGGAAAAAGAAATCTTAAAATTTGTATAGAGAAGAACAGCGGTGAATAA
- a CDS encoding carboxypeptidase-like regulatory domain-containing protein — MNKDWLDIGVLEDYLDGKLDAKTMNRVEREALEDPFVAEALAGLSESPKRSLKSLSLLQKQLQERVAEQHTLKKTSVVTWQRLSIAAAAAVMFIAVSVMFWMRENNLRKELAGSTKKVDVTISAENSVMADTPIAVAAAPVPAIENTDRNQVKEKEIEKAITAAKTNTYAARAKAESVIVQNRVAPAPATQQLNEVTVVGYGVQRKQNMTGSVSSFAASSLANVLSGRVVAQDDGKPLPGVSISMRGTNVGTVTDSNGEFKIIADTAVKAAILRANYIGFNGAEMLAKANLPVNIALSPNNQQLNEMVITGLYKKKGLATDSEKVEGALNGKAAGIRIRGMSTIAKTTAKLASNPVGGWDKLFDYIKANNAFAHEPQTGQEVELSFKVDRKGNPADIRIIKGAELKYEQEAIRLLINGPKWEKPEKARERMTFTINF, encoded by the coding sequence GTGAATAAAGATTGGTTAGATATAGGTGTTTTAGAAGATTACCTGGACGGTAAGCTAGATGCTAAGACCATGAACAGGGTGGAGCGCGAAGCGCTTGAAGATCCTTTCGTGGCCGAAGCCCTGGCCGGTCTGAGCGAATCACCAAAACGTTCCCTGAAGTCGCTGTCATTGCTCCAGAAACAGTTGCAGGAAAGGGTTGCAGAACAGCATACCCTAAAGAAAACCTCGGTGGTTACCTGGCAGCGTTTGAGCATTGCGGCTGCGGCTGCAGTGATGTTTATTGCGGTGAGTGTAATGTTCTGGATGCGCGAAAATAACCTACGGAAAGAACTGGCAGGCAGCACCAAAAAAGTAGATGTAACCATCTCGGCAGAAAATTCTGTTATGGCTGATACTCCCATTGCAGTGGCAGCAGCGCCGGTTCCTGCAATTGAAAACACAGACCGGAACCAGGTGAAAGAAAAGGAAATTGAAAAGGCTATAACAGCGGCGAAAACCAATACCTATGCAGCCAGGGCCAAAGCTGAATCAGTTATAGTGCAGAACCGGGTAGCCCCAGCCCCTGCAACTCAGCAACTCAACGAAGTTACAGTGGTTGGATATGGGGTTCAGCGAAAACAGAACATGACGGGTTCCGTATCTTCATTTGCTGCTTCATCACTGGCAAATGTGCTGAGTGGCCGGGTAGTGGCCCAGGACGATGGAAAACCTTTGCCAGGGGTGTCGATAAGTATGCGGGGAACCAATGTCGGTACAGTTACAGATAGCAATGGAGAGTTTAAAATTATTGCAGATACGGCTGTTAAGGCAGCGATCCTCCGTGCAAATTATATTGGTTTTAACGGCGCAGAGATGCTTGCAAAAGCAAATTTGCCGGTAAACATTGCGTTAAGCCCGAATAACCAGCAATTAAATGAAATGGTGATTACAGGCTTATATAAAAAGAAGGGACTGGCCACGGATAGTGAGAAGGTGGAAGGGGCGCTTAACGGAAAAGCCGCCGGGATCAGGATCCGCGGCATGAGCACGATAGCAAAAACCACCGCAAAGCTGGCTTCCAACCCTGTTGGGGGCTGGGATAAGTTATTTGACTACATCAAAGCAAACAATGCTTTTGCCCATGAGCCTCAGACAGGGCAGGAAGTTGAACTGAGCTTCAAGGTTGACCGTAAGGGTAATCCGGCGGATATAAGGATCATTAAAGGTGCAGAGCTTAAATACGAACAGGAGGCAATCAGGTTGCTGATTAACGGCCCTAAATGGGAAAAACCTGAGAAAGCCCGGGAGCGGATGACCTTTACCATAAACTTCTAA